From the genome of Candidatus Chlamydia corallus, one region includes:
- the gmk gene encoding guanylate kinase → MNKIIVDSPFSPDCQKCFPKLFTISAPAGVGKTTLVRLLEKEFPSAFAETISLTTRKPREGEVPGKDYHFVSHEEFQRLLDRQSLLESVFLFGEYYGTSMLEIERIWNLGKHAVAVIDIQGALFIRSQMLSVSIFIAPPSQEELERRLALRGSEEGTQRKERLEHSLIELAAANQFDYVIINDELNQAYKVLKSIFIAEEHRNIL, encoded by the coding sequence ATGAATAAGATCATAGTTGACTCTCCTTTTTCTCCAGATTGTCAGAAGTGCTTCCCAAAGCTGTTTACAATTAGTGCTCCTGCTGGAGTGGGAAAGACAACACTTGTCCGTCTGTTAGAGAAAGAGTTTCCCTCTGCTTTTGCTGAGACTATATCGCTAACGACAAGAAAACCTCGAGAGGGTGAAGTCCCTGGTAAAGATTATCATTTTGTTTCCCACGAAGAATTTCAAAGACTTTTGGATCGTCAGTCTCTTTTAGAATCGGTTTTCTTGTTCGGAGAGTATTATGGCACAAGTATGTTGGAGATTGAAAGAATTTGGAATCTTGGAAAACATGCCGTTGCTGTTATTGATATCCAAGGGGCCTTGTTTATTCGCTCTCAAATGCTGAGCGTATCTATTTTTATTGCTCCACCCTCACAAGAGGAATTAGAGAGAAGGTTAGCTTTACGAGGATCTGAAGAGGGAACCCAAAGAAAAGAACGGTTGGAGCACAGTCTTATTGAGCTAGCAGCTGCAAATCAGTTTGATTACGTCATTATTAATGACGAATTAAATCAAGCTTACAAGGTTTTAAAAAGCATTTTTATAGCTGAAGAACATAGGAATATATTATGA
- a CDS encoding ribonuclease HII codes for MNTSTSEIQRFLSMTAFDKEVASEDFSVVAGIDEAGRGPLAGPVVASACILPKGKIFPGVNDSKKLTARERAQIRDTLMQDSEVFFGIGVISVERIDQVNILEATKEAMVQAISSLPISPDLLLVDGLYLSHEIPCKKIIQGDAKSASIAAASILAKEHRDDLMLELHKLYPDYGFDRHKGYGTALHLEAIRRYGPSPCHRKSFSPIKQMCATI; via the coding sequence ATGAATACTTCTACTTCTGAAATTCAGCGTTTTCTTTCTATGACCGCTTTTGACAAAGAGGTTGCCTCTGAAGATTTTAGTGTTGTCGCTGGAATAGATGAAGCTGGAAGAGGGCCACTGGCAGGCCCCGTAGTTGCTAGTGCCTGTATTTTACCTAAAGGAAAGATATTTCCTGGAGTAAATGATAGTAAGAAGCTAACTGCCAGAGAACGGGCTCAAATTCGTGATACTTTGATGCAAGATTCTGAGGTCTTTTTTGGTATAGGTGTCATTTCTGTAGAGAGGATAGACCAAGTCAATATTTTAGAAGCCACTAAAGAGGCTATGGTTCAAGCGATATCTTCTTTGCCGATATCCCCAGACCTTCTTCTTGTGGATGGCCTGTATTTATCCCATGAAATTCCTTGTAAGAAAATTATTCAAGGAGATGCTAAATCCGCATCCATAGCTGCTGCCTCTATTTTAGCAAAAGAGCATCGTGATGATTTGATGTTAGAATTACACAAGCTCTATCCTGATTATGGATTTGATAGACATAAGGGATACGGAACTGCCCTGCATTTAGAAGCAATACGACGTTATGGCCCGAGTCCTTGTCATAGGAAGAGTTTTTCTCCGATAAAGCAAATGTGTGCTACTATATGA
- the rplS gene encoding 50S ribosomal protein L19, with product MVNLLKELEQEQCRNDLPDFHVGDTIRLATKISEGGKERVQVFQGTVMARRGGGSGETVSLHRVAYGEGMEKSFLLNSPRIVSIEVVKRGKVARARLYYLRGKTGKAAKVKEFVGPRSPKK from the coding sequence ATGGTGAATTTACTCAAAGAATTAGAACAAGAACAATGTAGGAATGATCTTCCTGATTTTCATGTTGGCGATACCATTCGGTTGGCTACAAAGATTTCTGAAGGAGGTAAAGAGCGTGTTCAGGTATTCCAAGGCACTGTCATGGCTCGTCGAGGGGGCGGTTCTGGAGAGACGGTATCCTTACATCGTGTGGCTTATGGCGAAGGTATGGAAAAGAGTTTCTTGCTTAATAGTCCTAGGATTGTAAGTATTGAAGTTGTTAAGCGTGGTAAAGTTGCTCGAGCTCGTTTGTACTATTTGAGAGGAAAAACTGGTAAGGCTGCTAAGGTTAAAGAATTTGTAGGGCCTAGATCTCCAAAGAAATAG
- the trmD gene encoding tRNA (guanosine(37)-N1)-methyltransferase TrmD, with product MKIDILSLFPGYFEGPLQTSILGRAVKQGLLDVQLINLRDFGLGKWKQVDDVPFSGGGMLLMAEPVTSAIRSVRKEHSKVIYLSPQGALLTAEKSRELASSSHLVLLCGYYEGIDERAIESEVDEEISIGDYVLTNGGVAALVLIDAVSRFIPGVLGNQESAERDSLENGLLEGPQYTRPRVFEGKEVPEVLLQGDHKAISQWRLEQSEYRTYERRPDLYLNYLYSQSTRQECREESITSRDQPKCGKTAIALEVHRLKQAKHFYCKVFRLSLNAMSCENKFSLPDEGKTLFWLREVRTEKKNIITLSLSFNCKEDFFDLLRRWELFGGKLLEKETNEHAVVALAQDLEGHAWMFSWHRIK from the coding sequence ATGAAGATCGACATACTTTCTTTATTCCCAGGTTATTTTGAGGGTCCATTACAAACAAGTATCCTGGGTAGGGCTGTAAAGCAGGGACTCTTAGATGTCCAACTTATAAATCTTCGCGATTTTGGACTTGGAAAGTGGAAGCAGGTTGACGATGTTCCTTTTAGTGGTGGCGGGATGCTATTAATGGCGGAACCCGTCACTTCGGCTATTAGAAGTGTAAGGAAGGAACACTCTAAGGTAATATACCTTTCTCCTCAAGGAGCCCTATTAACAGCTGAAAAGAGCCGAGAGCTAGCCTCTAGCTCGCATTTGGTATTACTCTGCGGTTACTATGAAGGTATTGATGAGCGCGCTATTGAGAGCGAAGTGGACGAAGAGATTAGCATAGGGGACTATGTCTTGACTAATGGTGGAGTTGCTGCTCTTGTCCTTATCGATGCGGTTTCTCGCTTTATTCCTGGTGTATTAGGGAATCAAGAAAGTGCTGAGAGAGATTCCTTAGAAAATGGCTTACTAGAAGGACCTCAGTATACACGCCCCAGAGTGTTTGAAGGCAAAGAAGTCCCAGAAGTATTGCTGCAAGGGGATCATAAGGCTATTTCTCAGTGGAGGTTGGAGCAAAGTGAATATAGAACCTATGAGAGACGTCCTGATTTATATCTGAACTATCTCTATAGCCAATCGACTCGTCAGGAATGTCGCGAAGAGAGTATAACAAGTAGAGATCAACCCAAGTGTGGCAAGACTGCCATAGCGCTAGAAGTACATAGGTTAAAGCAGGCAAAACATTTTTACTGTAAGGTATTTAGATTAAGTTTGAATGCCATGAGCTGCGAGAATAAATTTTCCCTTCCTGATGAAGGCAAAACCCTATTCTGGTTACGAGAAGTTAGAACCGAGAAAAAAAATATAATCACGCTGTCCCTTTCCTTTAATTGTAAAGAGGACTTTTTTGATCTTCTTAGAAGATGGGAATTATTTGGTGGAAAATTATTAGAGAAGGAAACTAATGAGCATGCTGTAGTTGCCCTAGCACAAGATTTAGAGGGGCACGCATGGATGTTCTCATGGCATAGGATAAAATAA
- a CDS encoding 30S ribosomal protein S16, with product MALKIRLRQQGRRNHVVYRLVLADAESPRDGKYIELLGWYDPHSSVNYQLKSERIFYWLEQGAQLSSKAEALVKQGAPGVYSALLSKQEARKLVVRKKRRTYRQRRSAQREEAAKVTTK from the coding sequence GTGGCGTTAAAAATTCGTTTAAGACAACAAGGACGTAGAAATCATGTTGTTTATAGATTAGTACTCGCGGATGCTGAGTCTCCTCGTGATGGTAAATACATAGAATTATTGGGTTGGTATGACCCACATAGCTCTGTAAATTATCAGCTGAAAAGTGAACGAATTTTTTATTGGTTAGAGCAGGGGGCACAACTTTCTTCAAAAGCGGAAGCTTTAGTAAAGCAAGGTGCTCCAGGAGTGTACAGTGCGCTCCTGTCTAAACAAGAAGCTCGTAAGTTGGTTGTGCGTAAGAAGCGTCGTACTTATAGACAGCGTCGGTCTGCACAGAGAGAAGAAGCTGCTAAAGTTACAACTAAGTAG
- the ffh gene encoding signal recognition particle protein: protein MINSLSQKLSSIFSSLVSSHRINEENISESIREVRLALLDADVNYHVVKDFISKVKEKVLGEEIWKHVSPGQQFIRCLHEELVSFLSDGREELTIQGRPWVILLCGLQGAGKTTTAAKLADYVISNRKAKKVLVVPCDLKRFAALEQLKILISQTQAELYESQEKTLTDLIIEALAYAKKKGHDLVILDTAGRLNVDNELMEELATIQKVSQANERLFVMNLAMGQDIIAVAQAFDQSLDLTGVILSMTDGDARAGAVFSIKHILGKPIKFEGCGERIQDLRSFDPQSMAERILGMGDTVNFVKEMRQCISEEEDAELGKKFVAAAFTYEDYYKQMKAFRRMGPLKKLLGMMPGFNNAKPSEKELENSEKHMKRTEAIILSMTPEERTEQVELDMSRMKRIASGCGLTLGDVNQFRKQMLQSKKFFKGMSKGKMEQVRKKMSGGNQWR from the coding sequence ATGATTAATTCTTTATCGCAAAAGCTATCTTCTATTTTTTCTTCCTTGGTTTCTTCTCATAGAATTAATGAAGAAAATATTTCCGAATCTATTAGGGAAGTCCGTTTGGCTCTTTTAGATGCCGATGTAAATTATCATGTAGTTAAGGACTTTATTTCTAAAGTCAAGGAAAAAGTCCTTGGAGAAGAGATCTGGAAACATGTTTCCCCTGGCCAGCAGTTTATACGTTGTTTGCATGAGGAATTAGTTTCATTTTTAAGCGATGGAAGGGAGGAGCTCACGATTCAGGGAAGGCCTTGGGTAATCCTTCTTTGTGGACTTCAAGGGGCAGGGAAAACAACAACAGCTGCTAAACTTGCTGATTATGTAATTAGCAATCGCAAAGCTAAGAAAGTTCTTGTGGTTCCTTGCGATCTAAAAAGATTTGCAGCTTTAGAACAATTAAAAATTTTAATTTCTCAAACGCAAGCTGAACTTTACGAAAGTCAAGAAAAGACGCTCACTGATCTTATTATTGAGGCACTTGCTTATGCTAAAAAGAAAGGTCATGATCTTGTGATTCTTGATACTGCAGGGCGTCTCAATGTAGATAACGAGCTGATGGAAGAGTTAGCGACTATACAAAAAGTTTCTCAAGCTAATGAACGTCTTTTTGTTATGAATTTAGCTATGGGGCAAGATATTATCGCAGTGGCTCAAGCTTTTGATCAGTCTTTGGATCTTACAGGAGTGATTCTCTCCATGACCGATGGAGACGCTCGAGCGGGTGCTGTTTTTTCAATTAAGCATATCCTTGGTAAGCCCATTAAATTTGAGGGGTGTGGTGAACGTATTCAAGATCTTCGTTCATTCGATCCTCAATCTATGGCGGAACGTATTCTTGGAATGGGAGATACCGTAAATTTTGTTAAGGAAATGCGGCAGTGTATATCCGAGGAAGAAGATGCGGAGTTAGGTAAAAAATTTGTTGCTGCAGCTTTTACTTATGAAGACTATTATAAGCAGATGAAAGCGTTTCGTCGCATGGGACCTTTAAAAAAACTTTTAGGCATGATGCCAGGTTTTAATAATGCTAAGCCTAGCGAAAAGGAATTAGAAAACTCTGAGAAACATATGAAAAGAACAGAGGCAATTATCCTTTCCATGACTCCTGAGGAAAGAACAGAGCAGGTGGAATTGGATATGAGCCGTATGAAGAGGATTGCTTCTGGTTGTGGTTTAACTTTAGGTGATGTGAACCAGTTTCGAAAACAGATGTTGCAATCCAAGAAATTTTTTAAAGGAATGTCTAAAGGCAAGATGGAACAGGTTAGAAAAAAAATGTCAGGAGGAAATCAGTGGCGTTAA
- the prmC gene encoding peptide chain release factor N(5)-glutamine methyltransferase: MEIKKALEEGAAYLNYYGVPLSDCEALYMLMDLLGVSSKAKLLDLAEIDQTMLEEYRKRLSLRGQRCPTAYVHGTVSFLGLRLQVDSRVLIPRTETELLAEHIIDYLSSHSKIQTFYDICCGSGCLGLAIKKRCPYIDVVLSDICPQAVAVANDNAKRNGLDVKILLGDLSSPYVSPADAFVCNPPYLSFNEIIHTDPEVRCYEPWKALIGGATGLEFYERIAQELPRILTPTGLGWLEIGSSQGKSVKNIFLKNGICGRLYQDFSGRDRIFFLEMDGRDPVSSAVYS; encoded by the coding sequence ATGGAAATTAAAAAGGCTCTTGAAGAGGGCGCCGCCTACTTAAATTATTATGGAGTGCCTCTTTCTGATTGCGAAGCCCTCTATATGCTCATGGATCTGTTAGGAGTAAGTTCAAAAGCAAAGTTACTCGATCTTGCTGAAATTGATCAGACTATGCTTGAGGAGTATCGGAAGCGACTTTCTTTAAGGGGACAACGGTGTCCTACAGCATATGTCCACGGTACGGTGAGTTTCCTGGGATTAAGATTGCAAGTAGATTCTAGAGTTTTAATTCCTAGAACAGAGACCGAACTACTTGCTGAACATATCATCGACTATCTTTCATCTCATTCTAAGATTCAAACTTTTTATGATATTTGTTGTGGTAGTGGATGTTTAGGGCTGGCTATAAAGAAACGCTGTCCTTACATAGACGTGGTGCTTTCAGATATTTGTCCACAAGCAGTTGCCGTTGCGAATGATAATGCTAAACGTAATGGATTGGATGTAAAGATCCTTCTTGGCGATTTGTCATCCCCCTACGTTAGTCCTGCGGATGCTTTTGTTTGCAATCCCCCCTATTTGTCTTTTAATGAAATTATTCATACAGATCCCGAAGTGCGTTGTTATGAGCCTTGGAAGGCTCTTATTGGAGGTGCTACGGGATTGGAGTTTTACGAGCGTATAGCTCAAGAGTTGCCTAGGATTTTAACTCCTACAGGATTAGGGTGGCTAGAGATAGGATCTAGTCAAGGCAAGAGTGTAAAAAATATTTTTTTGAAGAACGGAATTTGTGGCCGTCTCTATCAAGACTTCTCTGGTCGCGATAGAATTTTTTTTCTTGAAATGGATGGGAGGGATCCTGTATCCTCAGCAGTTTATTCTTGA
- the prfA gene encoding peptide chain release factor 1 has product MKKKVAEYLNRLAEIEIKISNPEIFSNSKEYSALSKEHSYLLELKNAYDKILNLEKVLADDKQALAVEKDQEMIAMLEEGINENKVELEKLNKILESLLVPPDPDDDLNVIMELRAGTGGEEAALFVGDCVRMYHLYASSKGWKYEVLSASESDLKGYKEYVMGISGTGVKRLLQYEAGTHRVQRVPETETQGRVHTSAITIAVLPEPSEEDTELFINEKDLKIDTFRASGAGGQHVNVTDSAVRITHLPTGVVVTCQDERSQHKNKDKAMRILKARIRDAEMQKRHNEASAMRSAQVGSGDRSERIRTYNFSQNRVTDHRIGLTLYSLDKVMEGDLDPITTAMVSHAYHQLLEHGN; this is encoded by the coding sequence ATGAAGAAAAAAGTTGCCGAGTATTTAAACCGTTTAGCAGAAATCGAAATAAAAATTTCAAATCCTGAAATTTTTTCTAATTCTAAAGAATACAGTGCTCTTAGCAAGGAACATTCCTATCTTCTGGAATTGAAAAATGCATACGATAAAATCTTGAATTTAGAAAAGGTGCTTGCTGATGATAAGCAAGCTTTAGCTGTTGAAAAAGATCAAGAAATGATCGCTATGCTTGAAGAGGGAATTAATGAAAATAAAGTAGAGTTAGAGAAGTTAAATAAAATATTAGAAAGTCTACTTGTTCCTCCAGATCCTGACGATGATTTAAATGTAATTATGGAGTTGCGAGCAGGTACAGGAGGTGAGGAGGCGGCTCTCTTTGTTGGAGATTGTGTCCGGATGTATCACCTTTACGCTTCATCTAAGGGATGGAAATACGAAGTGCTCTCTGCATCCGAATCCGATCTTAAAGGGTATAAGGAATATGTCATGGGTATCTCAGGAACTGGGGTGAAGCGTCTGCTCCAGTACGAGGCGGGCACACATCGAGTTCAGCGAGTTCCTGAAACAGAAACTCAAGGGCGCGTACACACATCTGCAATTACAATAGCAGTCCTCCCAGAACCTTCAGAAGAAGATACAGAGCTTTTTATTAATGAAAAGGACTTAAAGATTGATACGTTCAGAGCATCTGGAGCTGGAGGACAGCACGTAAACGTCACCGACTCTGCAGTGAGAATCACTCATTTACCTACGGGTGTAGTAGTTACATGCCAGGATGAACGAAGTCAACATAAAAATAAAGATAAAGCCATGCGGATTCTTAAAGCCCGGATTCGTGATGCAGAAATGCAAAAACGCCATAATGAGGCGTCTGCTATGCGTTCCGCTCAGGTAGGAAGTGGGGATCGTTCAGAAAGAATTCGTACTTATAATTTTTCTCAAAATCGCGTCACTGATCATAGAATTGGCTTAACTTTATATAGTTTGGATAAAGTTATGGAAGGGGACCTAGATCCAATTACAACGGCCATGGTCAGTCATGCATACCATCAGTTACTCGAACATGGAAATTAA
- a CDS encoding type B 50S ribosomal protein L31 codes for MKKNTHPEYRQILFVDSSTGYKFVCGSTYQSEKTEVFEGKEYPVCYVSVSSSSHPFFTGSKKFVDAEGRVDKFLKRYSNVRQPAQQSQAEEESLPAVKEKKKVVTKKKK; via the coding sequence ATGAAAAAAAATACCCACCCTGAATACAGACAGATTTTGTTTGTAGATTCCTCCACCGGGTATAAATTTGTTTGTGGATCTACGTATCAAAGTGAAAAAACTGAAGTTTTTGAAGGTAAAGAGTATCCTGTATGTTACGTGAGCGTCTCTTCTTCTTCACATCCTTTTTTCACTGGAAGCAAGAAGTTTGTTGATGCCGAAGGCAGGGTAGATAAGTTTTTAAAACGTTATAGCAATGTAAGACAGCCTGCGCAGCAATCTCAAGCTGAAGAGGAGTCCCTACCTGCTGTTAAAGAAAAGAAAAAAGTTGTAACCAAGAAAAAGAAATAA
- the lepB gene encoding signal peptidase I encodes MKQHYSLNKSRHILHSTYKLLKSKKLAHSPEAKKQLQELLEQLEKAIFEHDQETANDLAKETLAFCNRYPSSLGRKIYELTKALLFAGVVAFLVRQFWFELYEVPTGSMRPTILEQDRILVSKTTFGLHYPFGKKPFAFNPESVTRGGLVVFTVGDLPIPDADTKYFGFIPGKKRYIKRCMGRPGDLLYFYGGKIYGLDSAGKRIDFPFVDGLENLYHVPYISFEGTTSIKRIEQTTTIDFKQFNQNYGRLVFPQTSPYGQFFHNKEWHQDEPNKLKGPHTSPVSYADLLGMGNYAMVRILTEHQARTTHLLPNPGSSSKVYLEICHTANLSYPKPLLRQYENQLAPMIQPMKTLLPLRKEHLHLIRNNLTTSRFIIAQGLAYKYHPFKINTSGIAKAYAIPFPTVPDGCYEYSKGQAYQIGFGGIRYKLKSSHPLTQLDDKQVIELFNCGINFSSIYNPVNPLQAPLPNRYAFFNQGNLYIMDSPVFIKNDPTLQKFVASEKEKQEKSSDTQPYIAFVEKGLPPENFKEFFEFMHNFGIEVPKGHVLVLGDNYPMSADSREFGFVPIENLLGSPLCTFWPIGRMGRLTGVYAPTTLSGYLVSGLALTTGLCLIGYIYYQKRRRLFPEKDKKNHKD; translated from the coding sequence ATGAAACAACATTATTCTTTAAATAAAAGTCGTCATATCCTCCACAGTACTTATAAGCTTTTAAAAAGTAAAAAACTTGCCCATTCTCCTGAAGCTAAAAAGCAACTTCAAGAACTACTAGAACAGCTAGAAAAGGCTATCTTTGAACACGATCAAGAAACTGCGAATGACTTAGCTAAGGAAACTTTAGCCTTTTGTAATCGTTATCCTAGTTCCTTAGGACGCAAAATCTATGAGCTTACCAAGGCCCTTCTTTTTGCTGGTGTTGTAGCATTCTTAGTTCGGCAATTTTGGTTTGAACTTTATGAAGTCCCTACAGGGTCAATGAGACCTACAATTTTGGAACAAGATCGGATTCTTGTATCTAAAACAACATTCGGCCTCCATTATCCTTTTGGTAAGAAGCCTTTTGCATTCAATCCTGAATCAGTGACTCGAGGAGGCCTTGTTGTTTTTACTGTAGGCGACCTCCCTATCCCAGATGCTGATACAAAGTATTTCGGATTTATTCCTGGAAAGAAACGTTACATTAAGCGTTGCATGGGAAGACCTGGAGACCTCTTATACTTCTATGGGGGAAAAATTTACGGTCTTGATAGTGCAGGTAAGCGCATAGACTTTCCTTTTGTTGATGGTTTAGAAAACTTGTATCATGTTCCCTATATATCTTTTGAAGGCACCACAAGCATCAAGCGAATAGAACAAACAACTACCATAGATTTTAAGCAGTTCAACCAAAATTATGGCAGATTAGTTTTTCCTCAAACCTCGCCTTATGGACAATTCTTTCATAATAAAGAATGGCATCAAGATGAGCCTAATAAATTAAAAGGTCCTCATACTTCCCCAGTAAGCTATGCGGACCTTTTGGGTATGGGTAACTATGCTATGGTGCGTATCTTGACGGAACATCAGGCGCGCACAACCCATCTACTTCCTAATCCTGGGAGTTCAAGTAAAGTCTACTTAGAAATTTGCCATACAGCAAATCTTTCCTACCCAAAGCCGCTATTACGTCAATATGAAAATCAGCTGGCACCTATGATTCAACCTATGAAAACTCTACTTCCTTTACGTAAGGAACATTTACACTTAATTCGGAATAATCTTACAACATCTCGTTTTATTATTGCTCAAGGACTTGCTTATAAATACCACCCATTCAAGATTAACACTTCAGGAATTGCCAAAGCCTATGCGATTCCCTTCCCGACCGTCCCTGACGGTTGTTATGAATATTCTAAAGGCCAGGCATATCAAATTGGTTTTGGCGGCATTCGTTATAAGCTAAAATCTTCTCACCCTCTCACTCAGCTCGATGACAAACAGGTTATTGAACTCTTTAACTGCGGTATCAATTTCAGTTCTATTTATAATCCAGTCAATCCCCTGCAAGCACCTTTACCTAACCGTTATGCATTCTTCAACCAAGGAAATCTCTATATCATGGATTCTCCTGTATTCATAAAGAATGATCCCACCCTGCAAAAATTTGTTGCTTCTGAAAAAGAAAAACAAGAAAAGTCTTCAGACACACAACCTTATATAGCTTTTGTTGAAAAGGGACTCCCTCCAGAAAATTTTAAAGAGTTCTTTGAATTTATGCATAATTTTGGCATTGAAGTTCCTAAAGGTCATGTTCTAGTCTTAGGGGATAACTACCCTATGAGCGCAGATAGTAGAGAATTTGGCTTTGTTCCTATTGAAAACCTCTTAGGATCCCCTCTATGTACTTTCTGGCCTATTGGACGTATGGGACGATTAACTGGAGTTTATGCTCCAACAACACTCTCAGGTTATCTTGTTAGTGGTTTAGCATTAACCACAGGACTCTGCCTCATTGGATACATCTATTATCAAAAACGACGCAGGCTATTTCCTGAGAAAGACAAAAAAAACCACAAAGACTAG